From Bactrocera oleae isolate idBacOlea1 chromosome 4, idBacOlea1, whole genome shotgun sequence:
TGAAATCATAGTTGAACATGTAATATGTTGTATAATACAATAGTTCAAGGTTCTAACGAATGTCTagaaaaaatattctcaatgacaaatttaaaattgattctTTGACATTTCAAAAAAGTTGGGAAGCTTATCCCAACAGAAATATAACttcaaaataatagaaatattttctaagcaaaaggatattttcaacatttgttGAATCTTTAGGATACTGCTttgtaaacatatattataatctTCAAAcgatattttgaaacaaaaaaatattttcaataaagttCTTCGTTAAACATTTCATTCACGGCGAGACTAGTTCGATTCCCATATACAAGTAATACGAACAGGAACTAGGTGACAACTATGTttgcaaagcaacaaaaactagATTATTAGTGAGATTAGCTTAAGAGTCATGCTTTGATTGCTCATGCGCTCTCCATACTCTCAAATATCTATCTTAAATCTCGAAAATACGTTGCAAACAGTTCAAATTGAAATCGATCTTAGCAAGGAAtagtctttattttattaatatattaaaataaaagaatatttataCTTTCAAAGTTGATTTTTCTGCAGCTAATGGCTTGTTCACTCCTGCTGCTACAAAAAGTTATGACACGTAACGGCAACATGTCAAGgtttttaagttttctttaataaaaaataccatTAAATGGCATTAACATGTTATGTTTTCAATAAATGACATTTAATGTCATAATATAAACGTGTCCTACTCACTttcgtgtatacatatgtaagtatgtatgtgtataaatataagcTTTTAAATGTGATACTTAAAGCTTCATATTAATTATTGGCTTTAAGCTGAAAATTCGCATAAACTCTCTGTGTGTCACCACACTTTCAATTACAGCGGCGTTGAAATTACTCAACAACCAACACATACGTGCGTTAAACGCACACATACGAATATAAAGCGCCTGTATATTGAAAGTATCTTATATATAGCTAATTAAATGAgtaaataacttttatatataaatctataagtatacatatagtCTTGTAAACGGTTATGGTATTGCTTTTCACCCACCTGTGGTGCAGATGCCTGCCGAGATGCGCATATGGCGCCGTCGCCGTAGTTATCAGCTGATACGGCTGTTGTTGCAAGTATGCTGCCGCCGTTGCGGCATCCACAATCGGTGCATTCAAGAAGGGCGAACCAGCTGCCGCACTTGCAATCTGTCCCATTGCATTGGCAGCCGCTGTCATATTGCCATGATCTAGAAATATGGCCGCATATTGTGGTGGATAGGTGGCAGCAGCCGCAGCTGCTGCCGCTGTAACAGCACCCTGTGTCGCATTTACAGCCACATTCGCATTCCATTTCGCTTTGCTGCTCGTTTTGTGCGACTTGCGCGTACGTGAGCGTTTGCTGGCACGCGACGATGACTCACGCGAACAGGTGCTCGTGTTCAGCAGCTCGGCCAGTTCGGTTACGCtggcattgttattgttattattattgttgttgttcgtggTGGTAGCGTTGGCGGCATTTGCCGCGCTCATCGGTGGCAGTGGCGGCAACTGCAGTTGAGCGCGTGCGGCCGCCAGTTGACATTGCTGGGCCATTGATGTACCCATGCAACCAACAACGGCAGCATCAGCAGCACCACTACTACCACCGCCCACATACGCAGCGCCCACGCCACTGCCAATACTGAGACTACCGATTGAGGGCGGAAATTGGAGTTCGCTATAAATACTGGACTCGAGTATGTTGCTATCGGAGGTGCTGCGATTGAACAGGAATTGCTCGAATTCATCGTTCGCCACAGCATCGGACGCCTCAACGGCATCCAAATCTACAACGCCATTCATCgtggcgttggtgttggtgttgtcgGTGGAGGAGAGTAGTGCGGTGCTTTCAATGGCGGAATCATCACAATTGCTGGATGAATCGGCCATGTGAGCCTCTGTTTGCTGATATAGCTTTTGtgtctgttgttgttggtggtgtaGATTCTGATGGCTGTTGTAGCTGCCGTTGATTACAATCTCCGGTATGCTGGCAAACTGCCCTTCCGGCTGTTGGTAATAGCTGCTATTCCTATGACTGCtaatgctgttgttgctgttgctgttgctgccactGCTACAGTTGCTGCTGTAGCTCGTATTGTAGTCGTATACGGCACCCATGATTGTCCCGTTCTCAAAGACAACCGAGCCACTCGAAATGTTGTTGCTGGAAGCGgtgttgttgtgatttttgttgtttgtgtttttgttgctattgctagCATTGAAGGTGATGGTAGCTTTGGCGTTGGCGTTGGCAGTGGAAGTGATTTGATTTATGGGGGTGGCATTTCTGCTGGCTTCCATGTTGCTAATGATTGCGTTTaggtaatttcttttatttatgttgttgaaTGTTTTATTGCAGCGGAGATTAGTTGCAATTTCTGGGCTTTTTGTGTGCTTAATGACTGCTTTAAGTGCGGAAATGTACGTTTTTACCGTTTGTGTAAGGAAATTATTTTAtggttttcttgttgttgttgcctacgAGGGTGCATGTAGTCAGCAGTGTTTTCTGTTTGTCAGCTTCTGTACATTTTTCtactttaaaacaaatttggcacaattttatttttcttaacttttttaaatattaaacaattttttttgtttttgttgttaatctTATTATTTACAATTCACTTTCACTTTATATGGTGTACATCTGTATGCATATCCTTACGCGCACAGGATTCCGGCGCTCCATTCAtcaatacaatatatttcataGGCGCTTCACTTTCTTCCCTTAATCACGTCGCGCGTCGTGCGTTTACGTTACGTGTTTTAACCCGcttaaacacacacgcacacacacacagccatacgTAAAATTTCGTACACAGGTACACACGCAAACACTTGCATGCGATTTGACCGGTCTGTACCGCTTGGAGTGCCGCCAAAAActgatttgaaaaattcaaatttttgtttacgtCGTCGCACGCTTAGCCATAACCATAATGTAGCTCTTCACCACACTTTCGTGCTCTCATGagagtatgtgtatgtgaagtAACAAATGTGTATctgcttgtttgtttgttggaTTGCTTTTGCTTGCTTGCTGGCTGGCTTGCCCgtattttgtgtgtgtttgtgagaGCGCTTTAGGTATGAAAACAAACAACCACCAAAATCGATCGCCCCTCCAGCATACTGCCGGGTCGTCAACAAATGCATTCTTCGTCCTCTGCCCGGCCGCGGCAATCAATATCGCCTTTGCCTACATTCAAATAAAGCaacgttgaaaaaaatttataagtatatgaatGATAGCACAGCCGTTGTGTAGAGTTGCCAACATTGTTTACTTGTTTGTTGTTTTCCAGTGAGTTGCTCAGCGAATAGCAATATGTACAATTTCTAGGCAGGCTTGTTCCTAAtgatttctaataaattttaaatgtagcGTTTCAATATTACTAACATAATTTTAGGCGCTTAACCATTTTGCAGCTTTATTCGTGCAAAAGCATACTAGTTTTGTTGAATTCTTAATGACGATAGAGTTAAATTCTCTTTTCCAAAAATGGTGGTACATTATAGTAcgacatttagaaaattgtatgtgtaaaattgtcaataagaaaattaaaaaaatgctacAACAGCAGCAATCATTGGAACCATTCTCGAAAAAAAGTTGGATTGCGGTGCCACTCTTAACCTACTGCTGGATTATCggaaatcaaaaaatcaaaatacatcCGTTAAATAATAGTTTTCCCTAGGCAACGCCGAAAGGGTATTTGGAAATTTTAGTACATACTTTTTTGGAACACTTTGATAACAAATATTGATACATTTGAAAATAACTCGCCATAGTAACCTCGtaaattatatacttgtatggaaatattGTTGAGTTTTTACAAAGATTGGTGCAGTAGTTTTCAAGTTGTGAGGGGCACCGTTGTGAAaacgtcgatttagccatgtccgtctgtctgtctgtatgtacgcgaactaCTCCCTCAGatgttgagatatcgatttgaaattttgcatacattaGTTTcctccaagaagctactcattcgttggaaccaccgatatcggaccacttacATCCTTTAGTTACATACAAAttgaccttttttttatggaaacttttttatttggcaagataaatatcttctggagattcggcatggattattgtggAAGGAGAATTGTTGCTGCATTCCGAACATATCGTTCAGATctggccactatagcatatagctgtaattCGAAGTAAACGGTAGCCGGTTACgtttttatattcaattatacatataaactgagagtatattttgaaattttgagtaGAATGTAAGGTAGTTCGTGTGATTTGCAGAAAGAACCGGTGGTTACTTCTCTGTGATCTGACAACCACTTTATGTAAATAACCGAAACtttgctattaaaaattataagttcAGCAAGGAAAACATCAGTCCGAAAATcgttaatgtaaaattttttgggCTGTTGAAGAAAATATATCAGGGCGACAAGACTGTtaaatttcgaatattaaaaaaaacaaaaaattttttttttatataatattaaggttTTGTGAAATTGGGATCTACAACCcgaacatattttaatattattgtaaaatataatatttttcaaataaaataataatttgcttttgctttaaatttttaattggtttTATAGAATTTAGACtcttaaaccaataaaaaaacttaattggTACCGAAttggtttatatataaaaatatatgacatAAATATTGAACTATTTACTTTAACATTGACCTACTTTTCGAAAAATCAGATCAATTAGAATTGAAGGCTCTTAATTTTGTATGATTGGCATGAAATCTAATATTCTAAAgatctatttttttttgaaaaatatcaaaactttcaGAAATTCATATATTGCTCTTGTAATTTTATCTAAAACTTAAACTTCTTGTAGAAGCATTTGGAAAATGGAATTACTTCTAGCTCCTGTTGAGGCTTTAAATTGTACAGTTGTAGGTACTAATGCACTGCATTTGGCAACTCTACCATAAACAATAAAGTCATGCACACATATAATCGCACAGAAGCACAGGCACACAAACACTCAAACGCGTATGCTCCAGCCAAACATCAGTTCCTACACGTGCAACGGCGAGGCAATAAACATTCAGAGCATTTACTCTCCGTTTATATTGCCCCGCCGTGCTGTGCACTGTATCTGTGGATTGTTGCTGTTATGCTATTACCTTATTGCTTTGTTGTGCTTCCTGAATCGGCTGAATCGTCCTGTGCTGCGCTTGTTCTTTCGCCTACGCGCTGGCTGCTTGGACGCTTCTGCCTCTTTTATGTTTGCCATTGCCTTTTGCGTGCACGTTTTTATGGCAACATTTCCTTCGTTGCGTTGACTCCACTCCCCATTCTTCTTACGGTTGTTTACTATTTAACATTGCATTGccaatgttattgttgttcctGTCGTCTCTTATGGCTGTGGGTTCTGGTTGTTGTTTATGCTCTCGGCT
This genomic window contains:
- the LOC106614748 gene encoding uncharacterized protein → MEASRNATPINQITSTANANAKATITFNASNSNKNTNNKNHNNTASSNNISSGSVVFENGTIMGAVYDYNTSYSSNCSSGSNSNSNNSISSHRNSSYYQQPEGQFASIPEIVINGSYNSHQNLHHQQQQTQKLYQQTEAHMADSSSNCDDSAIESTALLSSTDNTNTNATMNGVVDLDAVEASDAVANDEFEQFLFNRSTSDSNILESSIYSELQFPPSIGSLSIGSGVGAAYVGGGSSGAADAAVVGCMGTSMAQQCQLAAARAQLQLPPLPPMSAANAANATTTNNNNNNNNNNASVTELAELLNTSTCSRESSSRASKRSRTRKSHKTSSKAKWNANVAVNATQGAVTAAAAAAAATYPPQYAAIFLDHGNMTAAANAMGQIASAAAGSPFLNAPIVDAATAAAYLQQQPYQLITTATAPYAHLGRHLHHRRFLDTPAAVVDNPTGVIVGGATGGGASPAANSTMVGGAATAVSTTFRKCFSRPIVPFIIGIFALGGAACTLGGVVLGATGLIEHTTQYLSASLLMIGIGLSLLIVAGIIWRLCTPSDADECPCYRLMETCRNCNSPYCNNRILPGGYLYPEFQHRPPPPSYLTSLHECAAIGLINGAVYSGLRMNTPPPLYRSTNSLSVFVPGSNSNTHTLTTNTQTTTFTPTTVMPNNNNSNNNQPPQSGPPNYMPPVALPNATTAAELLPEQTALIENLQIQTQTQTQQALPPALTKEINYLELD